A genomic segment from Phragmites australis chromosome 6, lpPhrAust1.1, whole genome shotgun sequence encodes:
- the LOC133922554 gene encoding uncharacterized protein LOC133922554, with protein MGGGSRALSLSSLCATTLAAAAAKPPLPFPASHRALHHLPLRLAAMSSSSSSPAPAPAAGGDSAAAAPSASNAIDFLTLCYRLKTTKRAGWVKRGVQAPESVADHMYRMGVMALVAADLPGVDRDRCVKMAIVHDIAEAIVGDITPSDGVPKEEKSRREKEALDHMCDLLGGGSRAQEIRELWMEYEENASLEAKVVKDFDKVEMILQALEYEKEQGQDLEEFFQSTAGKFQTDIGKAWAAEIALRRK; from the exons ATGGGCGGTGGGAGCCGAGCcctttccctctcctccctctgcGCCAccaccctcgccgccgccgccgccaaacCCCCGCTCCCCTTCCCCGCCTCCCACCGTGCGCTCCACCACCTCCCTCTCCGCCTCGCCGccatgtcgtcgtcgtcgtcctcccccGCCCCGGCCCCTGCTGCGGGGGGTGATTCCGCGGCTGCGGCCCCCTCGGCGTCCAACGCCATCGACTTCCTCACTCTCTGCTACCGCCTCAAG ACGACCAAGAGGGCGGGGTGGGTGAAGCGCGGGGTGCAGGCACCCGAGTCGGTGGCCGACCACATGTACCGGATGGGCGTCATGGCGCTCGTTGCAGCCGACCTCCCCGGCGTCGACCGCGACAG GTGTGTCAAGATGGCGATTGTGCACGACATTGCAGAAG CAATTGTTGGTGATATCACCCCTTCTGATGGTGTGCCCAAGGAAGAGAAGAGCCGCAGGGAGAAAGAAGCATTGGACCATATGTGTGACTTGCTTGGCGGAGGTTCAAGAG CACAAGAAATTCGTGAACTTTGGATGGAGTATGAGGAGAATGCCTCGTTGGAAGCAAAAGTTGTCAAAGATTTTGATAAG GTTGAGATGATACTTCAAGCACTGGAATATGAAAAGG AGCAAGGGCAGGACCTTGAAGAGTTCTTCCAATCTACAGCAG
- the LOC133922555 gene encoding very-long-chain aldehyde decarbonylase GL1-2, whose translation MAPPLASWPWASLGQYKYLLFGPLVWKVVQEWREQGGLPLGSWWLHLLVLFAVRGLTYQFWFSYGNMLFFTRRRRVVADGVDFKQIDAEWDWDNFLLLQTLIGAAVVNSPLLPGLRQLCLWDPRGWAIALLLHVGFSEPVFYWAHRALHRGPLFSRYHSAHHSSAVTQPLTAGFGTPLESLILTLAMGAPLAGAFLIGAGSIGLVYGHALVFDYLRAMGYSNVEVVPPRAFDAFPPLRYILYTPTYLSLHHREKRANFCLFMPAFDALGGTLDGRAWELQRVVYEGRSGGGAMPAPEFVFLAHVVDIMSSMHVPFVLRSLSSTPFANHFILLPFWPVAFGFMLLMWCCSKTFVVSFYYLRGHLHQTWTVPRYGFQYFLPTAKKGINHQIELAILRADRMGVKVLSLAALNKNEALNGGGTLFVDKHPDLRVRVVHGNTLTAAVILNEIPSNVKDVFLTGATSKLGRAIALYLCRKKIRVLMFTMSSERFLKIQREAPAEFQQYLVQVTKYQAAQNCKTWIVGKWLSPREQRWAPAGTHFHQFVVPPIIGFRRDCTYGKLAAMRLPKDVQGLSSCEYTMERGVVHACHAGGVVHFLEGWSHHEVGAIDVDRIDVVWRAALKHGLTPV comes from the exons ATGGCTCCTCCCCTCGCTTCCTGGCCATGGGCAAGCCTCGGCCAGTACAAG TACCTCTTGTTTGGGCCTCTGGTATGGAAGGTGGTGCAAGAATGGCGGGAGCAGGGGGGCCTCCCGCTGGGCTCATGGTGGCTTCACCTGCTGGTGCTGTTCGCGGTGCGCGGGCTGACCTACCAGTTCTGGTTCTCCTACGGCAACATGCTCTTCttcacccgccgccgccgcgtcgtcgCCGACGGCGTCGATTTCAAGCAGATCGACGCCGAGTGGGACTG GGACAACTTTCTGCTGCTGCAGACGCTGATTGGGGCCGCGGTGGTCAACAGCCCACTGCTCCCGGGCCTGCGGCAGCTCTGCCTGTGGGACCCGCGTGGGTGGGCCATCGCCCTGCTCCTCCACGTGGGCTTCTCGGAGCCGGTCTTTTACTGGGCCCACAGGGCCCTCCACCGGGGCCCGCTCTTCAGCCGCTACCACTCCGCCCATCACTCCTCCGCTGTCACCCAGCCACTGACAG CTGGGTTCGGCACGCCACTGGAGAGCCTGATCCTGACGCTGGCGATGGGGGCCCCACTGGCAGGGGCCTTCCTGATAGGGGCCGGCTCCATTGGCCTGGTCTACGGGCACGCCCTCGTCTTCGACTACCTCAGGGCCATGGGGTACAGCAACGTGGAGGTCGTCCCTCCCAGGGCCTTCGACGCCTTCCCCCCGCTCAGATACATCCTCTACACGCCGAC GTACCTGAGCCTGCACCACCGGGAGAAGCGCGCCAACTTCTGCCTGTTCATGCCGGCGTTCGACGCGCTCGGCGGCACCCTTGACGGCCGGGCCTGGGAGCTTCAGCGAGTGGTTTACGAGGGCCGGAGCGGAGGCGGCGCGATGCCCGCGCCGGAGTTCGTGTTCCTGGCGCACGTGGTGGACATCATGTCGTCGATGCACGTGCCGTTCGTGCTCCGGTCCCTGAGCTCCACCCCGTTCGCCAACCACTTCATCCTGCTCCCCTTCTGGCCCGTCGCCTTCGGGTTCATGCTCCTCATGTGGTGCTGCTCCAAGACCTTCGTCGTCAGCTTCTACTACCTCCGCGGCCACCTCCACCAGACCTGGACCGTGCCCCGCTATGGATTCCAG TACTTCCTGCCGACGGCGAAGAAGGGCATCAACCATCAGATCGAGCTGGCGATCCTGCGGGCCGACAGGATGGGCGTCAAGGTGCTCAGCCTCGCCGCCCTCAACAAG AACGAAGCGCTTAATGGAGGTGGCACCCTGTTCGTGGACAAGCACCCGGACCTGCGGGTGAGGGTGGTGCACGGCAACACCCTGACGGCGGCCGTGATCCTCAACGAGATCCCGAGCAACGTCAAGGACGTGTTCCTGACCGGCGCCACCTCCAAGCTCGGCAGGGCCATTGCTCTCTACCTCTGCAGGAAGAAGATCAGAGTCCTG ATGTTCACGATGTCGTCGGAGAGGTTCCTGAAGATCCAGAGGGAAGCACCGGCGGAGTTCCAGCAGTACCTCGTGCAGGTCACCAAGTACCAGGCTGCGCAGAACTGCAAG ACATGGATCGTGGGCAAGTGGCTGTCGCCGCGGGAGCAGCGGTGGGCGCCGGCGGGCACGCACTTCCACCAGTTCGTCGTGCCGCCCATCATCGGCTTCCGCCGGGACTGCACCTATGGCAAGCTCGCCGCCATGAGGCTCCCCAAGGACGTGCAGGGCCTCAGCTCCTGCGAG TACACGATGGAGCGGGGTGTGGTGCACGCGTGCCACGCCGGCGGCGTGGTGCATTTCCTGGAAGGGTGGAGCCACCACGAGGTCGGCGCCATCGACGTCGACCGGATCGACGTCGTGTGGAGGGCGGCGCTCAAGCACGGCCTCACGCCGGTGTGA
- the LOC133920686 gene encoding transcription factor IBH1-like 1: protein MRGTSTTAFQQGFLKNLILSLQACRSSTPSSSVVAMNLRERKRAIKSSADIAMATARGGAARWPQAILVSSSRPPCKLPGKVQRRRKIVRRRHHRRRDVTGASLTRTTMASSSEIARRLVRKRTKVLRRMIPGGEFLDEVSLLREAMDYVAHLHAQVDVLQRISKAVQRDVASMPA from the exons ATGCGAGGCACCAGCACCACGGCCTTCCAGCAAGGTTTCCTCAAGAACTTGATCTTGAGCCTCCAAGCCTGCAGGAGCAGCACACCTTCCTCCTCTGTGGTTGCCATGAATCTCCGAGAGAGGAAGCGCGCCATCAAGTCCTCGGCCGACATCGCCATGGCGACCGCCCGCGGCGGCGCAGCACGGTGGCCACAGGCCATCTTGGTTTCATCATCCAGGCCGCCGTGCAAGTTGCCAGGGAAGGTGCAGAGGCGCcggaagattgtgaggaggcgtCACCACAGGAGAAGAGATGTCACTGGTGCTTCTCTTACAAGAACAACAATGGCCAGTAGCAGTGAGATTGCGAGGaggctggtgaggaagaggaccAAGGTTCTGAGGAGGATGATACCGGGAGGTGAGTTCTTGGACGAGGTCTCGTTACTTCGTGAAGCCATGGATTACGTTGCGCATCTTCACGCGCAAGTCGACGTGCTCCAGCGCATCTCGAAAGCCGTGCAACGAGATGTAGCTAGCATGCCAG CATGA